The proteins below come from a single Acidovorax sp. NCPPB 4044 genomic window:
- a CDS encoding LysR family transcriptional regulator: MKFENLSDLRVIVEAARGGSLTAAARALEVTPAAASAMLKRLEAQVGVRLFERSTRALRLTEQGATLLGYAERALDLLDEGAGLAQSDAGALRGTVRVAAPADLSRVLLPCIDRFLERHPGVHVALSASDRLQDVRRDAVDLALRYGGPALPDSQLVARPLRTTRRVACAAPDYLARHGTPQHPADLAAHRCIGMLIAGRRETHWTFERERGGDGGRAPGPAETATVAVRSDRSVDDGALAHAWALAGGGIVYKSQLDVQASLESGRLVALLPGWLGQAYTVYAVLPSQRFVPARVRGLVEHLAQAWKG; encoded by the coding sequence ATGAAATTTGAAAATCTCTCCGACCTGCGCGTGATCGTGGAGGCCGCGCGCGGTGGCTCGCTCACCGCGGCGGCGCGCGCGCTGGAGGTGACGCCTGCCGCCGCCAGCGCCATGCTCAAGCGGCTGGAAGCCCAGGTGGGCGTGCGCCTTTTCGAGCGCTCCACGCGCGCGCTGCGGCTCACCGAACAGGGCGCCACGCTGCTCGGCTACGCCGAACGCGCGCTGGACCTGCTCGATGAAGGCGCCGGCCTGGCGCAGAGCGACGCGGGCGCGCTGCGCGGCACCGTGCGCGTGGCCGCCCCCGCAGACCTCTCGCGCGTGCTGCTGCCCTGCATCGACCGGTTTCTGGAACGGCACCCCGGCGTGCACGTGGCCCTGTCGGCCAGCGACCGCCTGCAGGACGTGCGCCGCGACGCCGTGGACCTGGCGCTGCGCTACGGCGGCCCGGCGCTGCCCGATTCGCAGCTGGTCGCTCGCCCGCTGCGCACCACCCGCCGCGTGGCCTGCGCCGCGCCCGACTACCTCGCGCGGCACGGCACGCCGCAGCACCCGGCAGACCTTGCCGCGCACCGCTGCATCGGCATGCTCATCGCGGGCCGGCGCGAGACGCACTGGACCTTCGAGCGCGAGCGGGGCGGTGACGGCGGGCGCGCTCCCGGCCCTGCGGAAACCGCCACCGTCGCCGTGCGCAGCGACCGCAGCGTGGACGACGGCGCGCTCGCCCACGCCTGGGCGCTGGCGGGCGGCGGCATCGTCTACAAGTCGCAGCTCGACGTGCAGGCCAGCCTGGAGAGTGGCCGGCTCGTGGCGCTGCTGCCGGGGTGGCTGGGGCAGGCGTACACCGTCTATGCGGTGCTGCCGAGCCAGCGGTTCGTGCCGGCGCGGGTGCGCGGGCTGGTGGAGCACCTGGCGCAGGCGTGGAAGGGCTGA
- a CDS encoding zinc-binding alcohol dehydrogenase family protein, with the protein MKAVGYYTPHALDTAPGQGLQDLTGLPAPVPRPHDLRVRMRAVSVNPVDTKVRASAAPEPGQAKVLGWDAVGTVEALGTEVRGFAVGDRVFYAGAIDRPGTNAELHAVDARIAAHAPAAWSDAEAAAVPLTAITAWELLFDRLGVARDPQSAQGPVPTAADAPVLLVVGGAGGVGSMLVQIARQLTGLRVVATASRPETRQWCLDLGAHAVIDHRAPFAPQLAALGIAAVDAVASLTHTADYLPQYVECLRPQGRIAVIDDMPTLDVMPLKRKSLSLHWELMFTRSLFGTPDLAEQGRLLAEVAALAQAGRLRSTLTETLGPLSAATLQEAHARIESGRTMGKLVLTAMQD; encoded by the coding sequence ATGAAAGCCGTCGGCTACTACACCCCCCATGCCCTCGATACCGCGCCCGGCCAGGGCCTGCAGGACCTCACCGGCCTGCCCGCGCCGGTGCCGCGCCCGCACGATCTGCGGGTGCGCATGCGTGCCGTTTCCGTGAACCCGGTGGACACCAAGGTGCGCGCCAGCGCGGCGCCGGAGCCGGGCCAGGCCAAGGTGCTGGGCTGGGATGCGGTGGGCACGGTGGAGGCGCTGGGCACCGAGGTGCGCGGCTTCGCCGTGGGCGACCGCGTGTTCTATGCCGGCGCCATCGACCGCCCGGGCACGAATGCCGAGCTGCATGCGGTGGATGCGCGCATCGCCGCCCATGCGCCCGCCGCGTGGAGCGATGCGGAGGCGGCCGCCGTGCCGCTCACGGCCATCACGGCCTGGGAGCTGCTGTTCGACCGGCTGGGCGTGGCGCGGGATCCGCAGTCCGCGCAGGGCCCCGTGCCCACGGCGGCCGATGCGCCGGTGCTGCTGGTGGTGGGCGGTGCGGGCGGCGTGGGCTCGATGCTCGTCCAGATCGCGCGGCAGCTCACGGGGCTGCGGGTGGTGGCGACGGCCTCGCGCCCCGAGACGCGCCAGTGGTGCCTGGACCTGGGCGCGCATGCCGTCATCGACCACCGCGCGCCGTTCGCGCCGCAGCTGGCGGCGCTGGGCATCGCCGCCGTGGATGCGGTGGCCAGCCTCACGCACACCGCGGACTACCTGCCGCAGTACGTGGAGTGCCTGCGGCCGCAGGGCCGCATCGCGGTGATCGACGACATGCCCACGCTCGACGTGATGCCGCTCAAGCGCAAGAGCCTGTCGCTGCACTGGGAGCTGATGTTCACGCGCTCGCTGTTCGGCACGCCCGACCTGGCCGAGCAGGGACGGCTGCTGGCCGAGGTGGCGGCGCTGGCCCAGGCCGGCCGCCTGCGCAGCACGCTCACCGAGACGCTGGGGCCGCTCTCGGCCGCCACGCTGCAGGAGGCGCATGCGCGCATCGAGAGCGGCCGCACCATGGGCAAGCTGGTGCTCACCGCCATGCAGGATTGA
- a CDS encoding S8 family peptidase, with amino-acid sequence MEKDSYLVLRVTGGGAVREAGHEVLRSTVRSHGFSVPTASAFGVEPPQYRVDTQVLDAKDYKDLRQDRTVAAIAKPMPLRRIAPVPSAAAAPKPAPADGATWGVRVTGALQSPYLGYGVCVAVLDTGIDAGHEAFTGIELVQKDFTGEGNGDADGHGTHVAGTIFGQPGSGLRYAVAPGVRRALIGKVIGQNRSATTKELIDAIQWAADERAHIVNMSLGFDFPGLTEYWVQQGLPVDLATSRSLAQYRDNVRFFDATMNLLRARSAEFGSPLVVAAAGNESRRLVKIDHVIEVSPPAAADGMVSVAALESLDADHTRLGVAPFSNIRVSLAAPGHEIYSARAGGGYTFLSGTSMASPHVAGVAALWAERQLKQTGRVSMSTLDAQLRGNVRSDRLAGSHYLDVGDGLVTAPSA; translated from the coding sequence ATGGAAAAAGACAGCTATCTGGTTCTCAGGGTCACCGGCGGTGGCGCAGTCAGGGAGGCCGGCCATGAGGTGCTCAGGAGCACCGTTCGTTCGCACGGCTTCTCCGTGCCCACGGCTTCTGCCTTCGGGGTGGAGCCGCCCCAGTACCGGGTCGACACCCAGGTACTGGATGCGAAGGATTACAAGGACCTGCGCCAGGACCGGACCGTGGCGGCCATCGCAAAGCCGATGCCCCTGCGCAGGATTGCACCGGTGCCCAGCGCAGCCGCGGCGCCCAAGCCCGCGCCCGCCGACGGCGCCACCTGGGGCGTTCGGGTAACGGGCGCCTTGCAGAGCCCGTATCTCGGGTACGGGGTCTGCGTGGCCGTGCTCGATACCGGCATCGACGCCGGCCATGAGGCTTTCACCGGTATCGAACTCGTGCAGAAGGACTTCACCGGTGAAGGCAACGGCGACGCGGACGGCCATGGAACGCACGTGGCGGGCACGATCTTCGGCCAGCCCGGCAGCGGGCTCCGGTATGCCGTGGCGCCGGGCGTGCGCCGGGCCCTGATCGGCAAGGTGATCGGCCAGAACCGCTCGGCCACCACGAAAGAGCTGATCGACGCGATCCAGTGGGCGGCCGACGAACGGGCCCACATCGTCAACATGTCGCTGGGTTTCGACTTCCCGGGGCTGACGGAGTATTGGGTGCAGCAAGGGTTGCCGGTGGACCTCGCCACCTCGCGTTCGCTCGCGCAGTACCGCGACAACGTGCGCTTCTTCGACGCGACCATGAACCTGCTGCGTGCGCGCTCGGCGGAGTTCGGCAGCCCGCTGGTGGTGGCCGCCGCCGGCAACGAGAGCCGCCGGCTCGTGAAGATCGACCACGTCATCGAGGTGTCGCCGCCTGCCGCGGCGGACGGCATGGTTTCCGTGGCGGCGCTGGAGTCGCTGGACGCGGACCACACCCGGTTGGGCGTGGCGCCGTTCTCCAACATCCGCGTCTCGCTCGCCGCGCCCGGCCACGAGATCTACTCTGCCCGGGCAGGCGGCGGCTACACCTTCCTGAGCGGGACGAGCATGGCGAGTCCGCACGTCGCCGGCGTCGCGGCACTGTGGGCCGAGCGGCAGCTCAAGCAGACGGGCCGGGTCAGCATGTCGACGCTGGATGCGCAGCTCCGCGGCAACGTGCGGTCCGACCGTCTGGCGGGCAGCCACTATCTGGACGTGGGCGATGGTTTGGTCACGGCGCCCTCCGCCTGA
- a CDS encoding CHAT domain-containing protein — MRLKVTDWVDATRWRWVLEEPDGRFIADHTVRLDLASRECQAFFDLARHLDYHAPVSTPQEQLRQLGDWVGKAVFGGLLPALRKSARPPAKAVQVIVPPQAQALLERPFEIACFADGKRFDAAGLRLVYQSGESPAAAKATGAALRMLAVFSLPVRAHPLNLRRERYQLQQLVRQLQQTHGLAVDLRVLQYGATRQTLSDALQEDDGWDVVHLSGHGQSGQLLLETEDGGEDPIDTQALGELLDPLHDRLQLLLLDACYSGAASHSAARVQVGLDATRDVGAEPEGVPAPEAAATPLPNLGHALAARLDCAVLAMRYAVDDSFATELMLALYEKLLGKRQPLPAALNLAVQAAVSKPMGLSPSALAGLTPMLLGARAGALQLTVPQHVAATALPTTGLDIGFPQQPARFVGRLHPMLRATQALAPHSPRRAVLFHGMPGAGKSACALELAYRHEQGRFSGYVWYQAPEAGSDIASSLYHLMHEIQRQLNAPGLGLTTTLDDPKHFAQYTLPRLRVLLQQKAVLLVVDNLETLLTDSDQWRMPLWGEVLETLLASQGLSRVVLTSRRVPVALVNDARVLAQPIHALSFAESVLLARELPKLGKLFENESDRELLRQTLRVVQGHPKLLELADGMAEDREALRQRVQAAEKQLADSGELLDAFFAKGGAHEGESQQQPEQFVNALQGWTCDVLSRLTPTAQRLFFFLCRLEPEDRIHWVVLGNWSDTLVRMDEADASARAEHGQGLLPALQELEEAGLIDSSLGSGARPASAYYRIHPGVAEAALELADVAFLDATDVELGRFFTTAFSQFQKNESDEWAVANAARRGTPYLMRTQQWGAAALLLGHLLTVDERPDTVAFALPVLKRCATATIRSADELAVAGTLAEALAKAGLNDEAEQGMRSVIDLARSSNQYRVASAVGADLTNLLRGTGRAKEALQVCEDAATDTRKAGLGPWTQIGDEGRRLQVMAALGHYAEVWRAVKRLRLLMANLPERSEANEAVDLWRVREIVLDTGHTAALYLEYYEEALELNDEIIEIMRNRGASALRLARTRFNDYGPLLALGRSQDARILLLECRRLFEAERYVQGLGKIFSALADVEGATGNFSDKPVKFECVALTYKYHVGDPDDCSISHHNLAKYLYLSGSHEEGLAHLLASATLSMQILAGHSESIAEVLANLELPMEPPPFDDVVKQVEKVPGVRFAELFKRLPRNFTDGDSLLAALWQLVRDKRHRWIHRAEAIPAVLAEMPLSVRAAFELEGDGFSSAIRSALESLPGDKSMQILQRLRETDLIRERVHSEPIGKTLKQFEPLLQKIAASIADEDQEHQVALEALLIDLHGRGFNLREPVHRMCSGERNAPALVAGLDATDTRLIERLLELVSQPTGDG; from the coding sequence ATGCGGCTCAAAGTCACGGATTGGGTGGACGCTACGCGCTGGCGCTGGGTGCTGGAAGAGCCCGATGGACGGTTCATTGCCGACCACACGGTGCGGCTGGACCTTGCGAGCCGGGAATGCCAGGCCTTCTTCGACCTGGCCCGGCACCTCGACTACCACGCACCGGTCAGCACTCCGCAAGAGCAGCTCAGGCAGCTCGGAGACTGGGTGGGCAAGGCCGTTTTCGGGGGATTGCTGCCGGCCCTCCGCAAAAGCGCCCGGCCGCCGGCCAAGGCCGTGCAGGTGATCGTGCCCCCGCAGGCACAGGCGCTGCTGGAGCGGCCCTTCGAGATCGCCTGCTTTGCCGATGGCAAGCGCTTCGACGCTGCCGGCCTGCGGCTGGTCTACCAATCCGGCGAGTCACCCGCCGCGGCCAAGGCAACGGGGGCCGCCCTGCGCATGCTCGCGGTGTTCAGCCTGCCCGTTCGGGCCCATCCGCTCAACCTGCGGCGGGAGCGGTACCAGCTGCAGCAACTCGTGCGCCAACTCCAGCAGACCCACGGCCTGGCCGTGGATTTGCGCGTGCTGCAGTACGGCGCCACGCGGCAGACGCTGAGCGACGCGCTGCAGGAAGACGACGGGTGGGACGTGGTGCACCTGTCGGGGCACGGCCAGAGCGGCCAGCTCTTGCTGGAAACCGAGGACGGCGGCGAGGACCCGATCGACACGCAGGCTCTGGGCGAGCTGCTCGATCCGCTGCATGACCGGCTCCAGCTGCTGCTGCTCGATGCCTGCTACAGCGGCGCTGCGAGCCACTCGGCCGCACGCGTGCAGGTGGGCCTGGACGCCACGCGTGACGTCGGCGCGGAGCCGGAGGGTGTGCCTGCGCCCGAAGCGGCGGCCACGCCGTTGCCCAACCTGGGACATGCATTGGCCGCAAGACTCGACTGCGCCGTGCTGGCCATGCGCTATGCCGTGGACGACAGCTTCGCCACCGAACTCATGCTGGCGCTCTACGAGAAGTTGCTGGGCAAGCGCCAGCCATTGCCTGCCGCATTGAATCTGGCGGTGCAGGCTGCCGTCAGCAAGCCCATGGGCCTGTCGCCCTCGGCGCTGGCGGGACTGACCCCGATGTTGCTGGGTGCGCGGGCGGGTGCGCTTCAGTTGACGGTGCCCCAGCACGTCGCCGCCACCGCATTGCCCACCACGGGCCTGGACATCGGTTTCCCGCAACAACCCGCGCGCTTCGTCGGGCGGCTGCATCCGATGCTGCGCGCCACCCAGGCCCTGGCCCCGCACAGCCCCCGGCGGGCGGTTCTCTTCCACGGCATGCCGGGCGCCGGCAAGAGCGCATGCGCTCTGGAGCTGGCCTATCGGCATGAGCAAGGCCGCTTCAGTGGCTATGTGTGGTACCAGGCGCCGGAGGCGGGCAGCGACATTGCCTCATCGCTGTACCACCTCATGCATGAAATCCAACGCCAGCTGAACGCGCCTGGATTGGGGTTGACCACCACACTGGACGATCCGAAACACTTTGCCCAATACACGCTTCCGCGGCTGCGCGTTTTGCTGCAGCAGAAAGCGGTGCTGCTGGTGGTGGACAACCTGGAAACCCTGCTCACCGACAGCGACCAGTGGCGCATGCCGCTGTGGGGAGAGGTTCTGGAAACGCTGCTGGCCAGCCAGGGTCTTTCGCGTGTGGTGCTGACCAGCCGGCGCGTCCCCGTCGCCCTGGTGAACGATGCCAGGGTGCTGGCCCAGCCGATCCATGCGCTCAGCTTTGCCGAGAGCGTATTGCTCGCGCGTGAGCTGCCGAAACTGGGCAAGCTGTTTGAGAACGAAAGCGACCGCGAACTGCTGCGCCAGACGCTGCGCGTGGTCCAGGGCCACCCCAAGCTGCTGGAGCTGGCCGACGGGATGGCGGAGGATCGCGAGGCGCTGCGGCAGAGAGTGCAGGCTGCGGAAAAGCAGTTGGCCGACAGCGGCGAGCTGCTCGATGCATTTTTTGCCAAGGGCGGGGCGCATGAAGGCGAAAGCCAGCAGCAGCCCGAACAATTCGTAAACGCTCTTCAAGGGTGGACCTGCGATGTGCTCTCCCGCCTCACGCCGACTGCGCAGCGGCTATTTTTCTTCCTATGCCGGCTTGAGCCAGAAGATCGTATTCACTGGGTAGTACTAGGGAATTGGAGCGACACTCTCGTGCGGATGGATGAGGCAGACGCGAGTGCGCGGGCGGAACATGGACAGGGACTGCTTCCGGCCCTGCAGGAACTGGAAGAAGCTGGTTTGATCGATTCATCGCTTGGTTCTGGCGCTAGGCCAGCAAGTGCTTATTACAGAATTCATCCTGGCGTCGCTGAGGCAGCATTGGAGCTCGCCGACGTGGCGTTTCTCGACGCCACAGATGTTGAACTAGGCCGATTTTTCACTACTGCCTTCTCTCAGTTTCAGAAGAACGAGAGCGATGAATGGGCTGTGGCAAATGCTGCACGTCGTGGTACGCCTTACCTAATGCGCACTCAACAATGGGGGGCCGCTGCCTTGCTTCTCGGGCATCTTCTTACGGTGGACGAAAGACCAGATACGGTTGCATTTGCTCTGCCGGTGTTGAAACGCTGTGCTACAGCCACTATTCGTAGCGCTGACGAGTTGGCAGTTGCAGGAACGTTGGCGGAGGCCTTAGCGAAGGCTGGCCTGAACGATGAGGCCGAACAGGGCATGCGGAGTGTGATTGATCTTGCACGCAGTTCAAATCAATACCGGGTGGCATCTGCGGTCGGCGCAGACCTGACAAATCTATTGCGCGGCACTGGTCGAGCGAAAGAAGCCTTGCAGGTTTGCGAGGATGCAGCTACGGATACTCGCAAAGCGGGACTTGGGCCTTGGACTCAGATAGGGGATGAAGGGCGGCGCTTGCAAGTAATGGCTGCGCTTGGGCACTACGCAGAGGTGTGGCGAGCGGTGAAGCGCTTGCGCTTGCTAATGGCCAATCTGCCAGAAAGAAGCGAGGCGAATGAAGCTGTAGACCTTTGGAGGGTGCGTGAAATAGTGCTGGACACCGGACATACCGCCGCGTTGTATTTGGAATACTACGAAGAAGCACTGGAGTTGAATGACGAAATTATTGAAATCATGCGCAATCGCGGCGCAAGCGCATTGCGGTTGGCGCGCACGCGGTTTAATGATTATGGACCACTGCTCGCACTAGGGCGGAGTCAAGACGCTCGCATTCTCTTGCTCGAATGTCGTAGGCTTTTTGAAGCGGAGCGTTACGTTCAAGGGTTAGGAAAGATCTTTTCGGCTTTGGCCGACGTCGAAGGTGCGACTGGCAACTTTTCAGATAAACCGGTGAAATTTGAATGTGTAGCACTGACCTATAAATATCATGTTGGAGACCCGGATGACTGTTCGATCAGTCACCACAACTTGGCGAAGTATTTGTATTTGTCAGGTAGTCACGAAGAGGGCCTCGCCCACTTGCTGGCGTCCGCTACGTTGAGTATGCAGATACTAGCGGGTCATTCGGAAAGTATTGCCGAGGTTCTGGCTAATCTCGAGCTTCCAATGGAGCCCCCGCCTTTTGACGACGTGGTCAAGCAAGTTGAAAAAGTTCCTGGCGTGCGCTTCGCCGAACTCTTCAAACGACTGCCCCGCAACTTTACGGATGGGGACAGCTTGTTGGCGGCTCTGTGGCAATTAGTGCGTGACAAAAGACACCGGTGGATTCATAGGGCGGAGGCGATACCCGCTGTACTCGCAGAAATGCCTTTGTCGGTTCGAGCTGCTTTTGAATTAGAGGGAGATGGTTTCTCAAGCGCAATCCGGTCAGCGCTGGAGTCGTTACCCGGGGATAAATCTATGCAAATACTTCAGCGATTGCGTGAAACGGATTTGATCAGAGAACGGGTCCATAGCGAGCCCATCGGCAAGACCCTAAAGCAGTTCGAGCCTTTGCTTCAGAAGATCGCAGCATCGATCGCTGATGAAGATCAGGAGCATCAAGTCGCACTCGAAGCACTGCTGATCGACCTCCATGGGAGGGGATTCAATTTGAGGGAGCCAGTGCACCGCATGTGTTCAGGAGAGCGCAACGCCCCCGCACTGGTCGCTGGCCTCGATGCAACCGATACCCGCCTGATCGAGCGGCTGCTCGAACTGGTGTCTCAACCCACAGGCGACGGATGA
- a CDS encoding DUF2946 family protein: protein MTSLLAHLRRLTPWVLAWWMLAFGMAAASPLLHPQSLQVVCNAAGSAKLVVVQDDGSGLREMGQHGLDCALCLAAGAPPPAPAVVLPPAVWQPLAHAVRPVVAARLAALVGAPLPARGPPARA from the coding sequence GTGACCTCGCTCCTTGCCCACCTCCGCCGCTTGACCCCCTGGGTGCTCGCCTGGTGGATGCTCGCCTTCGGCATGGCCGCGGCCTCGCCGCTGCTGCATCCGCAGAGCCTGCAGGTGGTCTGCAATGCGGCGGGCAGTGCCAAGCTGGTGGTCGTGCAGGACGATGGCAGCGGGCTGCGTGAGATGGGCCAGCACGGCCTCGATTGCGCGCTGTGCCTGGCGGCGGGGGCGCCGCCCCCGGCGCCGGCCGTGGTGCTGCCGCCCGCCGTGTGGCAGCCGCTCGCGCATGCCGTGCGGCCGGTGGTGGCCGCGCGGCTGGCGGCCCTGGTCGGCGCGCCACTGCCCGCGCGCGGGCCTCCGGCGCGCGCCTGA